The following are encoded together in the Lactuca sativa cultivar Salinas chromosome 1, Lsat_Salinas_v11, whole genome shotgun sequence genome:
- the LOC111891271 gene encoding ankyrin repeat-containing protein ITN1 encodes MDRLLYQTILKGDHVTFLNLIQENETLIKQTVVGSSNTVLHLAARFGHLELVLEILKVCPDMVVAENSDLETPLHEACREGKVEVMKVLMAADEGVVGKVNCRGESVLFVACERGKLQVVKHLIEFQWLLMHELDAFMCSIHVAAAGGHTEIVKEILKVRPEFARKYNSEGYSALHLACSRGQLDTTRELLWSDPDLLYLRDHNGWTPLHWASMKGRVGIIGEIISINLESVEMVTNHGETVLHLAVKYNQFDGLRHLMETLNITKLINVQDNDGNTVLHVATAGKLNTMVTYLLKRGVDVNAINQKGYTALDVVESDGSNSTALQIIPALMEAGAKTCEQLPPTSRDIKEVVHRNLIKHSPHTRTIDSPTQHHRCRKQSHRRSKQIELQNEGLRNARNTITIVAVLIATVTFSAGINPPGGFSQETGKAKLGSKKPFKVFLLCNILALFLSLGIVNVLVSVIPFRRKSMMNLLVATHKIMWVSTMFMASAFIAATWTILPQGQGSRWLMIELMLVGVGCTLVVLLGLGILLGKQWSRKKEWRRRKEKKMKDGTPNSSVNSRIGEMRFVKNSHESSSNSDVDSSDHGYQVY; translated from the exons ATGGATCGTCTCCTATACCAGACTATCCTAAAAGGCGACCATGTTACCTTCCTCAACCTCATTCAAGAAAACGAAACCCTAATCAAACAGACCGTGGTTGGATCATCGAACACCGTGTTACACTTAGCAGCTCGATTTGGGCACCTGGAACTGGTGTTGGAGATATTGAAAGTGTGCCCAGATATGGTTGTGGCGGAAAACAGTGACTTGGAGACACCTTTGCACGAAGCATGCAGAGAAGGGAAAGTTGAAGTGATGAAGGTGTTAATGGCGGCGGATGAAGGGGTGGTCGGAAAAGTGAACTGCAGAGGTGAGAGTGTGCTGTTTGTAGCGTGTGAGAGAGGGAAGTTACAGGTGGTGAAGCATCTGATAGAGTTTCAATGGCTTCTTATGCATGAACTTGATGCGTTTATGTGTTCTATACATGTTGCTGCTGCTGGTGGACACACAG AAATAGTCAAGGAGATATTGAAGGTGCGTCCGGAGTTTGCAAGAAAGTATAATTCAGAAGGATACTCAGCGTTGCATCTAGCTTGTAGCAGAGGACAATTAGACACAACAAGGGAGCTTCTATGGTCAGATCCCGATCTTTTGTACCTCCGAGATCACAATGGTTGGACACCCTTACATTGGGCATCAATGAAAGGTCGAGTTGGAATTATTGGTGAAATCATCTCAATAAACCTTGAATCTGTGGAAATGGTTACTAACCATGGTGAAACAGTTCTTCATCTTGCTGTGAAGTATAACCAGTTTGATGGTTTAAGACATCTAATGGAAACACTTAACATCACTAAACTTATAAATGTACAAGACAATGATGGCAACACCGTGTTACATGTGGCAACGGCAGGGAAACTTAATACG ATGGTGACATATCTACTTAAACGCGGTGTGGATGTAAACGCTATCAATCAAAAAGGGTATACAGCGCTAGATGTTGTTGAATCAGATGGAAGCAACTCAACTGCCCTCCAAATTATACCAGCTCTTATGGAAGCTGGAGCAAAAACATGTGAACAATTGCCCCCTACTTCTCGAGACATCAAAGAAGTAGTTCATCGCAATTTAATCAAACATTCTCCACACACAAGAACAATAGACTCCCCAACCCAACACCATCGCTGCAGAAAGCAGTCACACCGAAGATCAAAGCAAATCGAGCTTCAAAACGAGGGCCTACGAAATGCTAGAAATACTATCACCATTGTCGCTGTTCTGATAGCAACTGTCACGTTTTCAGCGGGAATAAACCCTCCGGGAGGATTCAGTCAAGAGACAGGGAAAGCTAAACTGGGAAGCAAAAAACCATTTAAAGTGTTTTTGTTGTGCAACATTCTGGCATTGTTTCTATCCCTAGGTATTGTTAATGTTCTTGTTAGTGTCATTCCGTTTAGGAGGAAATCAATGATGAACTTATTGGTAGCCACTCATAAAATCATGTGGGTGTCGACTATGTTCATGGCATCAGCTTTTATAGCAGCGACATGGACCATTTTACCACAAGGTCAAGGATCAAGATGGTTGATGATTGAATTGATGTTGGTTGGGGTAGGTTGTACACTGGTCGTGCTTCTAGGGTTGGGTATTTTGTTGGGAAAACAATGGTCGAGGAAAAAAGAATGGCGAAGACGAAAGGAAAAGAAAATGAAGGATGGTACGCCTAATAGTAGTGTTAATAGTCGTATCGGAGAAATGCGTTTTGTTAAGAATAGTCATGAATCGTCTAGTAACTCAGACGTTGATAGCTCTGATCATGGTTATCAAGTTTATTAA